Proteins encoded in a region of the Triticum dicoccoides isolate Atlit2015 ecotype Zavitan chromosome 3A, WEW_v2.0, whole genome shotgun sequence genome:
- the LOC119273617 gene encoding uncharacterized protein LOC119273617: MSTGKAPTLYHMRARSLTSKLLDLDSSPACPSPPPFRSHVTVPFLWEDAPGKPKLRAARPSALLLPSAATATASPVVLADGGPTARVAGGHEDGAPAHARPVLLKLKLPPRLQAAEHPLSSPKTVLQGPYFGGGNKPPRPLRRIARTASCQMSLRGGGGLFVWRKGAATATASAGSKEGGHCQLYAVAPDGSCLSPAASSASSSSSSSMSYFFDDNSRRQADGREDSEDGEVGDDGRKGSVRITRFRRNRSLPTMSRSHLWANIRKGVKQISPWSYKPT; the protein is encoded by the exons ATGAGCACCGGCAAGGCGCCCACGCTCTACCATATGCGCGCTCGATCGCTTACGAGCAAGCTGCTCGACCTCGACTCCTCGCCGGCGTGCCCGTCCCCGCCGCCGTTCCGGTCACACGTCACGGTGCCGTTTCTCTGGGAGGACGCGCCGGGGAAACCCAAGCTGCGTGCAGCCCGGCCAAGCGCTCTGTTGCTCCCTTCCGCTGCAACCGCGACCGCGAGCCCAGTCGTTCTTGCGGACGGCGGCCCGACTGCCAGAGTGGCCGGCGGTCACGAGGACGGTGCCCCTGCCCATGCGCGCCCCGTGCTGCTGAAGCTGAAGCTGCCGCCGCGGCTGCAAGCGGCGGAGCACCCGCTCTCCTCCCCCAAGACCGTGCTCCAGGGCCCCTACTTCGGCGGCGGAAACAAGCCGCCGAGgccgcttaggaggatcgcgaggacAGCAAGCTGTCAGATGAGTCTGCGCGGCGGCGGGGGCCTGTTTGTTTGGAGGAAGGGCGCGGCAACCGCAACGGCATCAGCGGGCAGCAAGGAGGGCGGCCACTGTCAGCTCTACGCCgtggcgccggacgggtcatgcctctcgccggcggcgtcgtcggcgtcctcgtcgtcgtcttcgtccaTGTCCTACTTCTTTGATGACAACAGCCGCAGGCAAGCCGATGGGCGCGAGGACTCGGAGGATGGCGAGGTAGGTGACGACGGCCGCAAGGGGTCGGTGAGGATCACCAGGTTTCGGAGGAACCGAAGCCTTCCCACTATGTCCAGATCGCATCTCTGG GCCAACATCCGCAAGGGCGTCAAGCAGATTAGTCCATGGAGCTACAAGCCTACATAG